The sequence below is a genomic window from Mycobacterium sp. ITM-2016-00316.
AACAACATTCCGACGACCACGGTGAACACCCAGATGATCAGCCCGGTCGGATAGAGGCTTGCGGGCCGCTGCCAGGCCCGCGCGGCCAGCCAGCCTGCCAGCGTTCCGGTCAGAAACGGCCACGCCGTCTCGGCGATACCGGCGACGGTGAGCCCCTCGGCGTGGCTACGCCTGCCGATGGTGCAGAAGACCACGACGCACACCAGGT
It includes:
- a CDS encoding DUF3054 domain-containing protein — its product is MNERPRPLVALLTDLVCVVVFCTIGRRSHAEGLTVAGIAETAWPFLTGTLAGWLAARAWQRPASLYPTGLIIWVFTVVVGMLLRKATSAGTAGSFIVVASITTAVLLLGWRAIATVLARR